One window of the Magnolia sinica isolate HGM2019 chromosome 19, MsV1, whole genome shotgun sequence genome contains the following:
- the LOC131234501 gene encoding uncharacterized protein LOC131234501 — protein sequence MTWLDSAQISAEKKNGDPASISSLQLSHRALSDVSCLKDFANLEKLDISFNNLSTLEGLRSCINLKWLSVVQNKLQSLRGIEELSKLTVLNAGRNKLRSMDEVISLISLRALILNDNDIAFICNLDRLKHLNTLVLSRNPIQDIGDSLVKMKSITKLSLSNCQLQAIGSSLTNCVDLKEVRLAHNEIMTLPTELAHNVKIQNLDIGNNLIQKWSDLKVLSFLHNLKNLNLQGNPIAEKENLPTKIGKVVPNLQIFNGKPTVRGSMDEKISKKEVSADSKDDYSHKNAADLEAVKEEKRRKPKTSKGSKKNASLRSSDDDGSPHNAAEPDKLKVEKDSKRRKPKKVEESKLEVIDDGETPFMEIISGNVMGSSGKKRDREAVQDKTSLTGVVSVYSKKKNAGIGTGHPALQFLALTSEVGMGGPSTWDDA from the exons ATGACTTGGTTGGACTCGGCTCAGATCTCTGCGGAGAAGAAGAATGGCGATCCAGCTTCCATTTCCTCACTTCAGCTTTCCCACAGAGCTCTCTCCGAT GTTTCGTGCTTGAAAGATTTCGCTAACTTGGAGAAACTCGATATCAGCTTTAACAATCTCTCTACGCTCGAG GGATTACGATCATGCATCAATTTAAAGTGGTTATCTGTtgtacaaaacaaactccaaAGTCTAAGGGGCATCGAAGAGCTTTCCAAGCTGACG GTATTAAATGCTGGCCGAAATAAGCTTAGATCAATGGATGAGGTCATATCTCTCATAAGCTTGCGGGCGTTGATTTTGAATG ATAATGATATTGCTTTCATATGTAACCTTGATCGATTGAAGCACTTGAACACTCTTG TTCTTTCTCGAAATCCAATTCAAGACATCGGTGACTCTTTGGTGAAAATGAAATCGATAACAAAA CTTTCTCTCTCCAATTGTCAACTTCAAGCCATTGGTTCTTCCCTCACAAACTGTGTGGATTTGAAGGAGGTCCGCCTTGCTCACAATGAGATCATG ACTCTTCCAACTGAGCTAGCTCACAATGTCAAGATCCAAAACTTGGACATTGGAAACAACTTGATACAAAAGTGGTCAGATTTAAAG GTTCTTTCCTTTTTGCACAACCTGAAGAACTTGAATTTACAAGGAAATCCTATTGCTGAAAAGGAGAATTTGCCTACAAAG aTTGGAAAAGTGGTGCCGAATTTGCAGATATTCAATGGTAAGCCTACGGTAAGAGGCAGCATGGATGAGAAGATCTCCAAGAAAGAAGTCTCAGCTGACAGCAAGGACGATTATTCTCACAAGAATGCTGCTGATCTTGAAGCagtaaaggaagaaaagagaagaaagcccAAAACCAGCAAAGGTTCCAAGAAAAACGCCTCCCTTCGGAGCAGCGATGATGATGGTTCTCCACATAATGCAGCTGAACCCGATAAGTTAAAGGTGGAAAAGGATTCTAAGAGAAGGAAGCCCAAGAAAGTTGAAGAGAGCAAGCTTGAGGTAATTGATGATGGGGAGACGCCTTTTATGGAAATCATCTCTGGCAATGTGATGGGGAGCAGTGGGAAGAAGAGAGACCGTGAAGCTGTTCAGGATAAAACATCACTTACTGGGGTGGTTTCAGTctattctaagaagaagaatgCAGGCATAGGGACGGGCCATCCGGCACTTCAGTTCTTGGCGCTGACATCGGAAGTGGGAATGGGTGGGCCATCAACATGGGATGATGCTTAA